A genomic region of Miscanthus floridulus cultivar M001 chromosome 3, ASM1932011v1, whole genome shotgun sequence contains the following coding sequences:
- the LOC136543600 gene encoding uncharacterized protein has translation MDEGSSLNMLYASTLDKMGIPRSSLRPSKVPFYEIMPRKQAIPLGRIWLNVTFGQLDNFCKEPLSFEVVNFASVYHTLLGRPCFAKFMVIPNYTYLKLKMPSPKGVITIEGSFE, from the coding sequence atggatgaggGCAGTAGCCTCAACATGCTCTATGCCAGCACCCTCGACAAGATGGGCATCCCTCGGAGCAGCCTACGCCCTAGCAAGGTGCCATTCTACGAGATAATGCCGAGGAAGCAAGCCATACCTCTCGGGCGCATCTGGCTCAATGTCACCTTCGGCCAGCTAGACAACTTCTGCAAGGAGCCACTCTCCTTCGAGGTCGTCAACTTCGCCAGtgtctaccacaccctcctcggtCGACCGTgcttcgccaagttcatggtcatccccaactacacttacctcaagctcaagatgcccagcccgaagggggtcatcaccattgaggGTAGCTTCGAGTAG